In one Polaribacter sp. ALD11 genomic region, the following are encoded:
- a CDS encoding sensor histidine kinase yields MKKLLFIFLFSHLALWSQQENTMLSSKNTFSSREGYLISNPYYSIYDTNDWLWILGENKLSSEHVIGEKEVIIQRFDGANFFTLKIPDTFNKKIKEGHFFRHKKNGLYLKLYYKVARAALFFINTETLTIDIVEEYNTLNEKYIISEEYYVNDKTRLILTSKDKFYSAELQGLSLKFIDSISFETPIAEPFLAQVRTTDEFSIVKLLFEKEGCFLDKDGKITQKITKNDFIDKQGTHFFPNRIHNVFKVKESFYYYFDAYKNVFKYEKQENKFVEIPNTSANYEINKFLNFDKDYKKAFLEDVVGDYEFFKFYSFNNFETELITKVKIKNFSKKSYKEFGKDLIVLNGNRLESYSFNKSKIKTFLKGRSIRTVKNLKGSKYIVATDSEGVYIIDVKKNTEKKIQFLLDHKEIAINFSRDIYVEKDNTIIINDSHNLYTLDSDYNVIKERSTKIIGEEIIKLKDTIFTADQRGKVFKYSIKGKTYTKIANTDAIVIKEFATDGRKIFATTSDGVFEYENGTFNTYEFENEKSDNLLSITYEEEYGVLVSTKLGKIYKYDLKNKKLNLFYEDELNASIVGMVADNNNNLWLNTYAGIVSVNPSTKKVVRFTRQEGVYELEGNRFSTYKDAKGNILMGSYKGLSFFDPENLVETSIEVQPKFTSISFFDVEENRWKVHSSPSFLKNVKKITLPSLYQRFSATVSVYGEIDAKEIRYRYRLLDEENNLEWFTSFSGNEILFANLAAGAYTLQIEALSASKSKIGERLELKVVSEVVFYKRWGFMLLFIIVALGIVVYVFYQYRLKQKLFSKNEIALNEARIKSAMMLEIHHRIKNNLQIVSGLLGLQMVHSTNEELKLKLQDSQGRIESIAGIHNVLYNSDNQNSISVKNNVENIITYYKTLFPIEVTYTLNIEDVVLNMDKATPFALLLNELINNSNKHAFTKIKKPQIHVNFKKNGDKYTFEYFDNGNFTKDEEKKESMGMRIIGMMNTQLKGNMNIEEVKGFKLTLHF; encoded by the coding sequence TTGAAGAAACTCCTTTTTATATTTTTATTTTCTCACTTAGCACTTTGGTCTCAGCAGGAAAATACAATGTTATCTAGTAAAAATACATTTTCATCTAGAGAAGGGTACTTAATATCTAATCCGTATTACTCTATTTATGATACAAATGATTGGCTTTGGATTTTAGGAGAAAATAAACTTTCGAGTGAGCATGTGATTGGAGAAAAAGAAGTGATTATTCAGCGTTTTGATGGTGCTAACTTTTTTACATTGAAAATTCCGGATACCTTCAACAAAAAAATAAAAGAAGGACATTTTTTTAGGCATAAGAAGAATGGCTTGTATCTAAAACTGTACTATAAAGTTGCAAGAGCAGCACTTTTTTTTATAAATACAGAAACATTAACAATTGATATTGTTGAAGAATACAATACGCTAAATGAAAAATATATAATTTCAGAAGAATATTATGTAAACGATAAAACGAGGTTGATTCTTACTTCGAAAGATAAATTTTACAGTGCAGAACTTCAAGGATTAAGTTTAAAATTTATAGATTCCATTTCTTTTGAGACACCAATTGCTGAACCTTTTTTGGCACAGGTAAGAACAACAGACGAATTTTCAATTGTAAAGTTGTTATTTGAAAAAGAAGGATGTTTTTTAGATAAAGATGGAAAAATCACTCAAAAAATTACTAAAAATGATTTTATAGATAAACAGGGAACTCATTTTTTTCCAAATAGAATTCATAATGTTTTTAAAGTAAAGGAGTCATTTTATTATTACTTCGATGCTTATAAAAATGTATTTAAATATGAAAAACAAGAGAATAAGTTTGTAGAAATACCCAATACAAGTGCTAATTATGAAATAAATAAATTCTTAAACTTTGATAAAGATTATAAAAAAGCATTTCTAGAAGATGTGGTGGGAGATTATGAGTTTTTTAAATTCTATAGTTTTAATAATTTTGAAACTGAATTGATCACTAAAGTTAAAATCAAGAATTTTTCTAAAAAAAGCTACAAAGAGTTTGGTAAAGATTTAATCGTTTTAAACGGAAATAGATTAGAATCTTACTCCTTTAATAAAAGTAAAATCAAAACATTTTTAAAAGGAAGAAGTATCCGTACAGTTAAAAACCTGAAAGGGTCTAAATATATTGTAGCCACAGACAGTGAAGGTGTTTATATTATTGATGTTAAAAAGAATACTGAAAAGAAGATTCAGTTTTTATTAGACCATAAAGAAATAGCAATTAACTTTTCTAGAGATATTTATGTGGAGAAAGACAATACGATTATTATTAATGATTCCCATAATTTATACACCTTAGACTCCGATTATAACGTAATTAAAGAGCGAAGTACAAAAATTATTGGTGAAGAAATAATTAAATTAAAAGATACCATTTTTACAGCCGATCAAAGAGGAAAAGTTTTTAAATATAGTATTAAAGGGAAAACGTACACGAAAATTGCAAACACAGATGCAATAGTGATAAAGGAATTTGCGACAGACGGTAGGAAAATATTTGCAACAACCTCTGATGGAGTTTTTGAATATGAAAACGGTACTTTTAATACGTATGAATTCGAAAATGAAAAGTCAGACAACTTACTTTCTATAACCTATGAGGAGGAATACGGGGTTTTAGTTTCTACAAAACTCGGGAAAATTTATAAATATGACCTTAAAAATAAAAAATTAAATCTTTTTTATGAAGATGAATTAAATGCCTCTATTGTTGGTATGGTTGCAGATAACAACAACAATTTATGGCTAAATACGTATGCAGGTATCGTTTCCGTAAATCCATCAACAAAAAAAGTAGTTCGATTTACCAGACAAGAAGGTGTTTATGAACTAGAAGGCAATAGATTTAGTACTTACAAAGATGCTAAAGGAAATATTTTAATGGGAAGTTATAAAGGGCTTAGCTTCTTTGACCCAGAAAATTTAGTAGAAACGAGTATAGAGGTACAACCTAAATTCACTTCAATTTCATTTTTTGATGTTGAAGAAAATAGATGGAAAGTGCATTCTTCACCTAGTTTTTTAAAAAATGTAAAGAAAATAACATTACCTTCTTTGTACCAACGTTTTTCTGCAACAGTCTCTGTGTATGGAGAAATAGATGCTAAAGAGATTCGATATCGATATCGTTTGTTAGATGAAGAAAATAACCTTGAGTGGTTTACAAGCTTTTCTGGAAATGAAATTCTATTTGCAAATTTAGCAGCAGGAGCATATACTTTGCAAATAGAAGCTTTAAGTGCGTCTAAAAGTAAAATAGGAGAAAGACTTGAGTTAAAAGTTGTATCTGAAGTAGTTTTTTACAAAAGATGGGGCTTTATGTTGCTATTTATAATAGTTGCTCTAGGCATTGTTGTTTATGTATTTTATCAATACAGACTAAAACAAAAGCTATTTTCGAAAAATGAAATTGCGCTAAACGAGGCTAGAATAAAAAGTGCTATGATGTTAGAAATTCATCATCGAATTAAAAATAACCTTCAAATTGTTTCTGGTTTATTAGGTTTGCAAATGGTGCATAGTACTAATGAAGAGTTAAAATTAAAGTTACAAGATAGTCAAGGTAGAATAGAATCTATTGCAGGTATTCATAATGTGTTGTATAATTCTGATAATCAAAATAGTATTTCTGTTAAAAATAATGTTGAAAATATTATAACGTACTATAAAACTTTATTTCCTATTGAAGTAACTTACACTTTAAATATAGAGGATGTTGTTTTAAATATGGATAAAGCAACCCCGTTTGCACTTTTATTAAATGAATTGATTAACAATTCTAACAAGCATGCCTTTACTAAAATAAAGAAACCACAGATTCATGTCAATTTTAAGAAGAATGGAGATAAGTATACGTTTGAGTATTTTGACAATGGTAATTTTACTAAAGATGAAGAAAAAAAAGAATCTATGGGAATGAGAATTATAGGCATGATGAACACACAACTAAAAGGAAATATGAATATTGAAGAGGTTAAAGGCTTTAAACTAACGTTGCATTTTTAA
- a CDS encoding LytTR family DNA-binding domain-containing protein yields MNSIRIYILEDEIITQELLKETLEILEYKICGMATNAETALREIEELQPDIAILDIRVEGLQTGIWLGNQLEIPFIYLTAFNDVETIKKAIKTKPASYLVKPFNNNELFIAVELAISKIKKTAQIIIKDRDTNIKILEEDILFVKKEDHYLALNLVGSKRLIRASIKDFLEQVNSSYFIQVHRSYAVNKNHVSAFNSKEITINTHKIPLSKTYLKDVFDEIS; encoded by the coding sequence ATGAACAGTATAAGAATTTACATTTTAGAAGATGAGATAATAACACAAGAGTTGTTAAAGGAAACTTTAGAAATACTAGAATATAAAATTTGTGGAATGGCAACCAATGCAGAAACTGCATTAAGAGAGATAGAAGAATTACAACCCGATATTGCTATTTTAGATATTAGAGTAGAAGGATTACAAACGGGTATTTGGTTGGGGAATCAATTAGAAATTCCGTTTATATATTTAACTGCTTTTAATGATGTAGAAACTATAAAAAAAGCAATTAAAACAAAGCCTGCCAGCTATTTAGTAAAACCGTTTAATAATAATGAATTATTTATTGCAGTAGAGTTGGCAATTAGTAAAATTAAAAAAACGGCACAGATTATAATTAAAGACAGAGATACAAATATTAAAATTTTAGAGGAAGATATCTTATTTGTTAAAAAAGAAGATCACTACTTGGCGCTAAACTTAGTAGGATCTAAAAGATTAATTCGGGCAAGCATTAAAGATTTTTTAGAACAGGTTAACTCTAGTTATTTTATACAAGTACATCGATCTTACGCCGTTAATAAAAACCATGTTTCTGCATTTAATAGTAAAGAAATAACAATAAATACTCATAAAATTCCTTTATCAAAAACATACCTTAAAGATGTTTTTGATGAAATTTCTTAA
- a CDS encoding LytTR family DNA-binding domain-containing protein, translated as MEPVKIYILEDEIIIQQLLKETLETLDYNICGTQINAELALLEIKEVKPDIVFLDIRVAGNKTGIWLGNQLDIPIIYLTAFSDPKTITKAIKTKPVSYLVKPFNIKQLFIALELALCVVAEKKEITIKVRDRFEKIRVEDIWFAKKEDQYLTLYLKESVKLIRSSVQEFLTQVNSSSFLQVHRSYVVNKNYVTAFNSKGVRIDKNKIPISQKYLEKVYQELA; from the coding sequence ATGGAACCCGTAAAAATATATATTCTAGAAGATGAAATTATTATTCAACAATTATTAAAAGAAACTCTAGAAACATTAGATTATAATATTTGCGGCACCCAAATAAATGCAGAACTTGCTTTGTTAGAAATTAAAGAGGTTAAACCAGATATTGTCTTTTTAGATATTAGAGTAGCAGGTAATAAAACTGGTATTTGGTTAGGAAATCAATTAGATATCCCTATTATTTATTTAACAGCTTTTAGCGACCCTAAAACTATTACAAAAGCAATTAAAACTAAACCAGTTAGTTATTTGGTAAAACCGTTTAATATAAAACAGTTGTTTATAGCTTTAGAGTTAGCTCTTTGTGTTGTTGCTGAAAAAAAAGAAATTACAATTAAGGTTAGAGATAGGTTTGAAAAAATAAGAGTAGAAGATATTTGGTTTGCAAAAAAGGAAGATCAATACCTAACACTATATTTAAAAGAGTCTGTAAAATTAATACGTTCTAGTGTACAAGAATTTTTAACACAAGTAAACTCTTCCTCCTTTTTACAAGTACATCGTTCTTATGTTGTAAACAAAAATTACGTTACAGCATTTAACTCTAAAGGAGTTCGAATTGATAAAAACAAAATTCCCATTTCTCAAAAGTACTTAGAAAAGGTTTACCAAGAATTGGCTTAA
- a CDS encoding ATP-binding protein, translated as MFYTIIFSKMVFKKRCFFFLALCVIGLVFSTNAQSNLNIKHLSPLHKNKQIDIKQIAHDSIGNIWMSSGYGILKYNGYSYNFIDIKEVFVNAIPNDQIKQITSDNKNNIWIKSTKGLLTKYDSKRGVFNSIDPFIKEPVEIIKPIKKGLLLATTSGKIYTYSNNKAKYICTIPNIASTENRIASIDAYMETEFFISTQKGKVYNYSLTTEKIQEIVADFSNYPGVTILQVDNNDKLWMGTEAHGLFVYDIKQKKLIQDSFLKGKTEGIKKEFFISFYYDSNGFVWSGTDGGGIYKINSKTGQIVIYKNKFPNLFSISSNTIINISKDLQQNIWLVTNHGNANVIPKPNNNINYHKGSIAGTPVRVLSIYKSTKETLWIGTDGNGLTRIEKNKKPKEYFNNIDNNFYIQSITEDDDTNIWLGTYRNGLWKFDSKTEKFSKITVTNKLNQAAKDVRTTFKDSKGRIWVGSTVSLNVYSKNEKLLASFNYNKATLNGIIVESIIEDQSKNIWIGQQNGGLFKFNEDFKNIEKSTFTHYSEDHKNAAPRIIDMCLGKENEIWFINQDFDLNLFNSKTATFHKFKHLFPNKKHSFTAIIAQDSTNLWLSSYQGVHHFNVEKKEITSYYSSEGFLEEPYIIRSSFKDKDGQIYFGSVKGINFFDPTKITKTHIEAHLFITSIDILNKPAKEIIPEQINSAIFNIDKLHLKYNQSSFTFKFAAIGNVINPNYNYSYRLKGFEKEWKSTYSEGSATYTNIPSGDYVFEIKANEINQPLNILKKQINLTISPPIWQNSYAYLFYLLILFILIFTFSKWFIIRRKLLINKISRRKEKELHKERINFFTKMSHEIQTPITLIIGPIDDMLKRAERNGNLLLKERLNIISNNASRLSRIARDLTLVRNRDLNRLQLSVTQNNLKENIHKICLSFKELARIKNIDFTVNCPNNIENTWYDKDKIEHILYNIIGNAFKYTPKEGNIQLTVKPLNKKEVLKISISDSGVGIPKEELEDIFKLFYRSTNKNEAKGTGIGLALTKELINLHKGKIKVDSSRAEGTTFTIKLPVSESFYTDDEKITSSRNEVQKKVSIDSITLKEATVTNDFNTTKKTVLIVEDNFELQKFLQDLLLEQYNVILAENGKEGYYLAKNNLPDLIISDVMMPEMDGIEMCDMLSKDNLTKHIPIILLTAKNSTQAKITGLKTGAIEYINKPFNSNELLLKTHNIIAAKESIISKYRKELINNPKIKIEKSQDELFLESLNKIVNERLSDSNFKVDELADKLNMSHSSLYRKCSSLTGLSLIDYIRQTRLNKAAVLLAKYGYNISEVAYLVGFNNPKYFSKSFKSQFNSTPKGFKNKANTSKDMMAYLKENNVDIMDFE; from the coding sequence ATGTTTTATACTATAATCTTCAGTAAAATGGTTTTTAAAAAGAGGTGCTTTTTCTTTTTGGCTTTGTGTGTAATTGGCTTAGTTTTTAGCACCAATGCACAAAGTAATTTGAATATAAAACACCTTAGTCCATTACACAAGAACAAACAAATTGATATCAAACAAATTGCTCATGATTCTATAGGAAACATCTGGATGTCTAGTGGTTATGGTATCTTAAAGTACAATGGTTATTCTTATAATTTTATCGACATAAAGGAGGTTTTCGTAAACGCCATTCCTAATGATCAAATAAAACAGATTACTTCTGATAACAAAAATAATATTTGGATAAAATCTACCAAGGGGCTTTTAACGAAATATGATTCAAAAAGAGGTGTTTTTAATTCTATAGATCCCTTTATAAAAGAGCCTGTAGAAATTATAAAACCTATAAAAAAAGGGCTTTTGTTAGCAACAACTTCAGGTAAAATATATACGTATTCTAATAATAAAGCGAAGTATATCTGTACTATTCCAAACATAGCTAGTACAGAAAACCGCATTGCAAGTATAGATGCTTATATGGAAACAGAGTTTTTTATAAGCACACAAAAAGGTAAAGTCTACAACTATTCTTTAACAACAGAAAAAATACAAGAAATTGTTGCTGACTTTTCAAACTATCCAGGAGTTACCATTTTACAGGTAGATAATAATGATAAATTATGGATGGGAACTGAGGCTCATGGTTTATTTGTTTATGATATAAAACAAAAAAAACTGATACAAGACTCTTTCCTAAAAGGTAAAACTGAAGGAATTAAAAAGGAATTTTTTATTAGTTTTTATTATGATTCAAATGGTTTTGTTTGGTCTGGAACTGATGGTGGTGGTATCTATAAAATAAATAGTAAAACAGGGCAAATTGTAATCTATAAAAATAAGTTTCCGAATCTATTTTCAATTAGTAGTAATACAATAATTAATATTAGTAAAGATTTACAACAAAATATTTGGTTAGTTACCAATCATGGTAATGCTAATGTAATTCCAAAACCAAACAACAATATTAATTACCATAAAGGTTCTATAGCTGGCACACCAGTTAGAGTTTTAAGTATTTATAAGAGTACTAAAGAAACCTTATGGATTGGTACAGATGGTAATGGTTTAACTAGAATTGAAAAAAATAAAAAACCAAAAGAATATTTTAATAATATTGATAATAATTTTTACATTCAATCTATAACTGAAGACGATGACACTAATATTTGGTTAGGAACTTATAGAAATGGACTTTGGAAATTTGATTCTAAAACTGAAAAATTCTCTAAAATTACCGTTACAAATAAGTTAAATCAAGCAGCAAAAGATGTAAGAACAACATTTAAAGATTCTAAAGGAAGAATATGGGTAGGCTCTACAGTATCTCTAAATGTCTATTCTAAAAATGAAAAATTATTAGCTAGTTTTAATTATAATAAAGCAACTCTTAATGGTATTATTGTTGAAAGTATTATTGAAGATCAATCTAAAAACATATGGATTGGTCAACAAAATGGAGGTCTTTTTAAATTTAATGAAGATTTTAAGAACATAGAAAAATCTACATTTACACATTATTCTGAAGATCATAAAAATGCAGCTCCACGGATAATAGATATGTGTTTGGGAAAAGAGAATGAAATTTGGTTTATCAATCAAGATTTTGATTTAAATTTATTCAATTCAAAGACAGCAACTTTTCATAAATTTAAGCATTTGTTTCCGAACAAAAAACATAGTTTTACCGCTATAATTGCACAAGATTCAACTAATTTATGGTTAAGTTCTTATCAAGGAGTTCATCATTTTAATGTTGAAAAAAAAGAAATTACTTCTTATTACTCATCTGAAGGTTTTTTAGAAGAACCTTACATTATAAGAAGTAGCTTTAAAGATAAAGATGGACAAATTTATTTTGGAAGCGTAAAAGGGATTAACTTCTTTGACCCAACAAAAATAACAAAAACACATATTGAGGCACATTTGTTTATAACTAGTATAGATATATTAAATAAACCTGCAAAAGAAATTATTCCGGAGCAAATTAATTCTGCAATTTTTAATATCGATAAATTACATTTAAAATACAATCAATCTTCTTTTACTTTTAAATTTGCTGCAATTGGTAATGTTATAAATCCGAATTATAATTACTCTTACAGATTAAAAGGTTTTGAAAAAGAATGGAAATCTACCTATTCTGAAGGTTCTGCAACGTACACAAACATACCTTCTGGAGACTATGTTTTCGAAATTAAAGCGAACGAAATCAATCAACCTTTAAATATTTTAAAGAAGCAAATAAACCTTACAATATCTCCACCAATCTGGCAAAATTCTTATGCATATCTATTCTACTTATTAATTCTATTTATTTTAATATTTACCTTTTCTAAATGGTTTATAATAAGAAGAAAACTACTCATAAATAAAATTAGTAGAAGAAAAGAAAAAGAACTTCATAAAGAAAGAATAAATTTCTTTACAAAAATGTCTCATGAAATTCAGACTCCTATAACCCTTATTATTGGCCCTATAGATGACATGTTAAAAAGAGCAGAACGCAATGGAAACTTACTTCTTAAAGAGCGTTTAAATATAATATCTAACAACGCTAGTAGATTATCTAGAATTGCTAGAGATTTAACACTTGTTAGAAATAGAGATTTAAATAGATTGCAATTATCTGTAACTCAAAATAATTTAAAAGAAAATATACATAAAATCTGTCTGTCTTTTAAAGAATTAGCAAGAATAAAAAACATAGATTTTACTGTTAATTGTCCTAACAATATAGAAAACACTTGGTATGATAAGGATAAAATAGAACATATCTTATATAATATAATTGGTAACGCTTTTAAATACACACCTAAAGAAGGTAATATTCAATTAACAGTTAAGCCACTTAATAAAAAGGAAGTTTTAAAAATTTCTATCTCAGATTCTGGTGTAGGGATTCCGAAAGAAGAGCTTGAAGATATTTTTAAATTATTTTATAGATCTACCAATAAAAACGAGGCAAAAGGAACAGGAATAGGACTGGCGCTTACCAAAGAATTAATTAATTTACACAAAGGGAAAATTAAGGTTGATAGCTCAAGGGCTGAGGGAACAACGTTTACTATTAAATTACCCGTTTCTGAATCTTTTTATACCGATGATGAAAAAATTACTTCAAGTAGAAATGAGGTTCAGAAGAAAGTTTCGATAGATTCAATTACTTTAAAAGAAGCAACTGTAACAAACGATTTTAATACTACAAAAAAAACAGTTTTAATAGTTGAAGACAATTTTGAACTTCAAAAATTTCTTCAAGACTTATTATTAGAGCAATATAATGTTATACTCGCAGAGAATGGAAAAGAAGGCTATTACTTAGCGAAAAACAACCTCCCAGATTTAATAATTAGTGATGTAATGATGCCTGAAATGGATGGTATAGAAATGTGTGACATGCTTTCTAAAGACAATTTAACAAAGCACATTCCTATTATTTTACTTACTGCTAAAAACTCTACTCAAGCAAAAATTACGGGCTTAAAAACAGGTGCAATAGAGTATATAAACAAGCCTTTTAATTCTAATGAATTGTTACTGAAGACTCATAATATTATAGCAGCAAAAGAGTCAATTATTTCTAAATACAGAAAAGAGTTAATTAATAACCCTAAAATTAAAATAGAAAAATCGCAAGATGAACTCTTTTTAGAAAGTTTAAATAAAATAGTAAATGAACGCTTAAGTGATTCTAATTTTAAAGTAGATGAATTGGCAGACAAGTTAAATATGAGTCATTCTAGTTTGTATCGAAAATGTTCTTCTCTCACTGGTTTAAGTCTTATAGACTATATTCGCCAAACTCGTTTAAATAAAGCCGCCGTTCTATTAGCAAAATATGGGTATAATATTTCTGAGGTCGCTTATTTAGTTGGATTTAATAATCCTAAATATTTTTCAAAAAGCTTTAAATCGCAATTTAATTCTACGCCAAAAGGATTCAAAAACAAAGCGAATACTTCAAAAGATATGATGGCTTACCTAAAAGAAAACAACGTTGATATTATGGACTTTGAATGA
- a CDS encoding Gfo/Idh/MocA family protein: MKSKSRRSFVKKTAAATAGFSILPNLSFGADFNLNKGKLKIAFIGVGLRGTNHLNNALQRKDVEVTAICDLDQKRIDLALDKIKKAGHKAPKVFGKNDYDYRKLLELKEIDAVIIATPWLWHTKMAVDSMKAGKYTGLEVSAANTLEECWDLVNTHEETGSHLMILENVNYRRDVLAVLNMVKQNVFGDLLHFRCGYRHDLRGVKFNDGKSAYGKGAEFGEKGNSEAAWRTQHSLLRNADVYPTHGLGPVAVMADINRGNRLVSLTSHATKAVGLNKYIKEVGGENHPNAKLKWKQGDIITSTIETANGETIIVTHDVNSPRPYSLGFEVQGSQGVSEFDYHTQRIHIEGKTQAHVWDGMDAWLEKYDHPLWKKYGESATEAGHGGIDFFVLNAFIESAKENVAPPMDAYDAAAWSAVTPLSELSIENNGEPQDFPDFTRGTWIKRKPYNWMKNNF, encoded by the coding sequence ATGAAATCAAAATCTAGAAGGTCTTTTGTAAAAAAAACAGCTGCAGCTACTGCAGGATTCTCCATACTACCTAATTTGTCATTTGGGGCAGACTTCAATTTAAATAAAGGGAAGTTAAAAATAGCTTTTATTGGAGTTGGATTAAGAGGAACAAATCATTTAAACAATGCTTTACAAAGAAAAGATGTAGAGGTTACTGCAATTTGCGACTTAGATCAGAAGCGAATAGACCTCGCTTTAGATAAAATAAAAAAAGCAGGTCATAAAGCTCCAAAAGTTTTTGGTAAAAATGATTATGATTATAGAAAACTTTTAGAATTAAAAGAAATTGATGCTGTAATTATAGCAACACCATGGTTGTGGCATACAAAAATGGCGGTAGATTCTATGAAAGCAGGTAAATATACTGGTTTAGAGGTTTCTGCTGCAAACACATTAGAAGAATGTTGGGATCTGGTAAACACGCACGAAGAAACAGGTTCACATTTAATGATTTTAGAGAACGTTAATTATCGAAGAGATGTTTTAGCGGTGCTTAATATGGTGAAGCAAAACGTTTTTGGAGATTTATTACACTTTAGATGTGGTTATAGACACGATTTAAGGGGTGTTAAATTTAACGATGGAAAAAGCGCATATGGTAAAGGAGCAGAGTTTGGTGAGAAAGGGAATTCTGAAGCCGCCTGGAGAACACAACATTCACTTTTAAGAAATGCAGATGTATACCCAACTCATGGTTTAGGGCCGGTTGCGGTTATGGCAGATATTAATAGAGGAAATCGTTTGGTGTCTTTAACATCGCATGCTACAAAAGCGGTTGGTTTAAATAAATATATTAAGGAAGTTGGTGGTGAAAACCACCCGAATGCAAAGTTAAAATGGAAACAAGGAGATATTATAACCTCTACCATAGAAACGGCTAACGGAGAAACAATTATTGTAACACATGATGTAAACTCACCAAGGCCTTACTCTTTAGGTTTTGAAGTACAAGGAAGTCAAGGAGTTTCAGAATTCGATTATCATACACAGAGAATACATATTGAAGGAAAAACACAAGCTCATGTTTGGGATGGTATGGATGCATGGTTAGAGAAATATGATCATCCTTTATGGAAAAAATATGGTGAATCTGCAACAGAAGCAGGACATGGAGGTATCGACTTCTTTGTGCTAAATGCTTTTATAGAGTCTGCAAAAGAAAATGTTGCTCCTCCAATGGATGCATATGATGCTGCGGCTTGGAGTGCAGTAACTCCGTTATCTGAACTGTCAATAGAAAATAATGGAGAGCCACAAGATTTTCCAGATTTTACAAGAGGAACATGGATTAAGAGAAAACCTTATAACTGGATGAAAAACAATTTTTAA